From a region of the Synechococcus sp. PCC 7502 genome:
- a CDS encoding TIGR02450 family Trp-rich protein produces the protein MPKKQKFPYLVGSKWTARQDTFGWRHFIVTNRQNEKNMVFAELKATCDQSVRFWLNAKALKDRNLWQPGWIALTERTTEII, from the coding sequence ATGCCCAAAAAACAAAAATTCCCTTATCTAGTTGGCTCCAAGTGGACTGCCAGACAAGATACCTTCGGCTGGCGGCACTTTATTGTAACTAATCGCCAGAATGAAAAAAATATGGTCTTCGCTGAACTTAAGGCAACTTGTGATCAATCGGTGCGGTTTTGGCTAAATGCTAAAGCCTTAAAAGATCGTAACCTGTGGCAACCGGGTTGGATTGCTTTAACGGAAAGGACTACGGAAATAATTTAA
- a CDS encoding RidA family protein — protein sequence MSFQVIRTAEAPLPVGPYNQAIVIPANSKLIYLAGQIPLNPHTGKVETGDITIQTERVLQNIKAVLTASGAEFKDVIKTTVFLADMADFAAMNAVYGQYFLDPAPARSCVQVARLPLNVAVEIECIVAV from the coding sequence ATGAGTTTTCAAGTTATCCGCACTGCCGAAGCACCCTTACCCGTTGGTCCCTATAATCAAGCGATCGTCATACCTGCTAATTCTAAATTGATCTACTTGGCGGGACAAATTCCCCTAAATCCCCATACAGGTAAGGTAGAAACTGGTGACATTACTATCCAAACTGAACGGGTTTTACAAAATATCAAAGCTGTATTAACTGCATCGGGGGCTGAATTTAAGGATGTGATTAAAACCACGGTATTTTTGGCGGATATGGCAGATTTTGCGGCGATGAATGCCGTATATGGTCAGTATTTTCTTGATCCAGCCCCTGCTCGTTCCTGTGTACAAGTGGCAAGATTACCGTTAAATGTGGCTGTGGAAATTGAGTGTATTGTTGCTGTCTAG
- a CDS encoding RDD family protein, whose protein sequence is MYFEPAYNRLPLAPIGKRIGSFALDFFGCAFIGKLGESLLGINEQSGWGLVVFALVWGGDRVLFAGNNQGQSLGRWLLSLKTVDMQYGKSSGIAELFKRELVVYPFLAFVLAASKSPTSLALFAVLPLVIDAAFAIADSRKMQTLHDKLGKTIVIETRRGFQVDQKLSKLFRQLSKMPRPSFPKRNVSEGNFDDYFNPRPPKSFKRRPRRRE, encoded by the coding sequence ATGTACTTTGAACCTGCTTACAATCGTTTACCCCTTGCCCCAATTGGTAAAAGAATTGGCAGCTTTGCGTTGGACTTTTTTGGCTGTGCTTTTATCGGCAAGCTTGGGGAATCTTTACTAGGGATCAATGAGCAGTCTGGTTGGGGTTTAGTTGTGTTTGCCCTAGTCTGGGGTGGCGATCGCGTTTTATTTGCAGGCAATAACCAAGGACAAAGTTTGGGACGGTGGTTACTGAGTCTTAAAACCGTGGATATGCAGTACGGTAAATCCTCAGGAATAGCTGAGCTATTTAAGCGGGAACTGGTTGTCTATCCATTTTTGGCATTTGTATTGGCTGCCTCCAAGTCTCCAACTTCTTTGGCATTATTTGCGGTTTTACCTTTAGTCATTGATGCTGCCTTTGCGATCGCTGACAGTCGAAAAATGCAAACTTTACATGATAAGTTAGGTAAAACCATTGTGATTGAGACCCGCCGAGGTTTTCAAGTTGATCAAAAGCTATCTAAATTATTTAGGCAACTGAGTAAAATGCCCCGCCCTAGTTTTCCTAAACGGAATGTTTCCGAGGGCAATTTTGATGATTACTTTAATCCCCGTCCACCTAAATCTTTTAAACGTCGACCTCGAAGACGGGAATAA
- a CDS encoding aromatic ring-hydroxylating dioxygenase subunit alpha — MNVYSQSAKLQSVNNNLSKSATRSKVNQESADIRKIGLNPNFWYPLARSKNLRIGKPLAVTFAGEPIMLVRPEKGDLFALEDRCAHRQIPLHLGVVRGERVQCHYHCWTYDRQGSCVNIPYLDGQKHLPNGVHSYPVREAYGLIFVYTGDLNASGFSQFPEVQTFANPKYKTRILDRSISCHYSFMHENLMDMNHQFLHRSLMGLIRTTLLDIRAKDGWVEADYTFSRLAGKQSLGEKFIIGSRKIETDEIDKMTIRTGYPYQTLKFWMAGSSEPALDLWNCYVPTDREQRQNQTYGLLMIAKPSITMLIHLLWPFIVAFTNGIFAQDQEIVEVEQRAFDQQGADWNHEISPAILQLRKLLIHAGVPLNF, encoded by the coding sequence ATGAATGTCTATTCTCAATCTGCAAAATTGCAATCAGTTAATAATAATCTCAGTAAATCAGCCACACGATCCAAGGTTAACCAAGAAAGTGCGGACATCCGTAAAATTGGACTTAATCCTAATTTTTGGTATCCCTTAGCTCGCTCAAAAAACTTGCGCATAGGGAAGCCTTTGGCGGTTACCTTTGCAGGTGAACCAATTATGCTTGTCCGTCCTGAAAAGGGTGATTTATTTGCCCTTGAAGATCGTTGTGCCCATCGCCAAATCCCACTTCATCTCGGAGTAGTAAGAGGAGAACGGGTGCAATGTCATTACCACTGTTGGACGTATGATCGTCAGGGATCATGCGTTAATATTCCCTATTTAGATGGGCAAAAACATCTTCCCAATGGGGTACATAGTTATCCAGTACGAGAAGCCTATGGACTGATCTTTGTCTATACTGGTGATCTCAATGCTTCTGGGTTTTCCCAGTTTCCGGAAGTCCAAACTTTTGCTAATCCCAAGTATAAAACTCGTATCCTTGATCGTTCTATTTCCTGTCATTACTCGTTTATGCATGAAAATTTGATGGACATGAATCATCAGTTTCTGCACCGTAGTTTAATGGGATTAATTCGTACTACATTGCTAGATATTCGAGCTAAAGATGGCTGGGTAGAAGCAGATTATACGTTCTCACGCTTGGCAGGTAAGCAGTCTCTTGGGGAAAAGTTTATAATTGGCAGTCGCAAAATTGAGACCGATGAGATTGATAAAATGACGATCCGCACAGGCTATCCCTATCAAACTCTTAAATTTTGGATGGCAGGGAGTAGTGAACCAGCTTTAGATTTATGGAATTGCTATGTGCCCACAGATCGTGAACAAAGACAAAATCAGACTTATGGACTATTGATGATTGCTAAACCAAGCATTACCATGCTGATTCACTTGCTTTGGCCATTTATTGTGGCTTTTACCAATGGTATTTTTGCTCAAGATCAAGAAATTGTCGAGGTTGAGCAACGAGCATTTGATCAACAGGGCGCAGATTGGAATCATGAAATTTCTCCAGCAATTTTGCAGCTCAGAAAGCTTCTAATTCATGCGGGTGTTCCTTTAAATTTTTAG
- a CDS encoding phosphoribosyltransferase → MSDTQSDIYLSWAEYDEKIEQLAVKIYRSGWEFNQILCLARGGLRVGDIFSRIFNKPLAILSASSYDDKVRRPRLTFAKSISMTTPTLGDKVLLVDDLVDSGMTLGQTIVWLNEHEHYDVSEIRTAVIWYKAVSIYVPDFYVDYLPDSPWIHQPFEKYEHMDIAKLAQK, encoded by the coding sequence ATGTCAGATACTCAATCCGATATTTATCTCTCTTGGGCAGAGTATGACGAAAAAATTGAGCAGTTAGCAGTTAAAATTTATCGTTCTGGTTGGGAATTTAATCAAATTCTATGTTTAGCCAGAGGTGGCTTACGAGTCGGTGATATTTTTTCCCGCATATTTAATAAACCTCTCGCTATTCTTTCTGCTAGCTCCTATGATGATAAGGTGCGTCGTCCTAGGCTTACCTTTGCTAAATCTATTTCCATGACTACTCCCACCCTTGGGGATAAGGTGCTGTTGGTAGATGATTTAGTTGATTCGGGTATGACATTAGGGCAGACCATAGTTTGGCTGAATGAGCATGAGCATTATGATGTGTCTGAGATCAGAACAGCGGTAATTTGGTATAAGGCAGTAAGTATATATGTCCCAGATTTTTATGTGGATTATCTTCCTGATAGTCCTTGGATTCATCAACCCTTTGAGAAGTATGAACACATGGATATAGCCAAGCTTGCTCAAAAGTAA